The Solibacillus sp. FSL W7-1464 genome contains a region encoding:
- a CDS encoding tripartite tricarboxylate transporter permease, with protein MSTVQYLLDGFAIAFQWHNILFALLGVIIGTAVGVLPGIGPMSGVALLIPVTATLTSGLPIEMAATSSIILLAGVYYGAMYGGSTTSILLNTPGESSSVVTTLDGYQMARQGRAGAALSIAAIGSFIAGIIALIGLVLLARPLSKVAINFGPAEYFSLMLLGLAAVSGLAGKSITKALIMTVLGLLLGTIGIDAVSGIARFTYDQPVLFSGIEFLTIAVGLFALGEVFKTIFEKDGNDEPIAKINRILPTKKDLKDSAAPIARGSFLGFFLGVLPGAGATLASFFAYITEKKISKNPESFGKGNIAGVASPESANNAASGGAMIPLLTLGIPGSGTTAILMGAFIMYNIQPGPLLFEEHPDVAWGLIASMFLGNLMLLVLNMPLVRVFAKIIQTPKRFLLPIIIAISFFGVYAVQYTTFDLFLLLGCGVAGYFFAKNDFPVAPLVLALVLGPMIENNMRRALTISNGEYSIFVAKPLSLIFLIVAVLWILIPILMKLRGKNVIINEEG; from the coding sequence ATGTCAACGGTACAGTATTTATTAGACGGGTTTGCTATTGCTTTTCAGTGGCATAATATTTTATTCGCATTATTAGGTGTAATTATTGGAACGGCAGTAGGAGTATTACCGGGAATTGGACCAATGAGTGGTGTCGCATTATTAATTCCTGTTACGGCTACATTAACATCTGGTTTACCAATAGAAATGGCTGCAACTAGTTCAATCATCCTGCTGGCTGGAGTATACTACGGTGCAATGTATGGTGGATCTACAACATCTATTTTATTAAATACACCAGGCGAATCCTCTTCAGTTGTTACGACGCTGGACGGGTATCAAATGGCACGGCAAGGAAGGGCCGGTGCCGCCTTATCAATTGCGGCAATCGGTTCGTTTATCGCTGGTATTATTGCATTGATCGGATTGGTTCTATTAGCTCGACCATTATCTAAAGTAGCAATAAATTTTGGTCCGGCAGAATATTTTTCTCTGATGCTGTTAGGGTTGGCAGCGGTAAGTGGTTTAGCGGGGAAATCAATAACAAAGGCATTAATTATGACCGTTCTTGGCCTACTGTTAGGAACAATAGGAATAGATGCTGTTTCAGGAATTGCCCGATTTACATATGACCAGCCTGTTTTATTTAGCGGAATTGAATTTTTAACAATTGCTGTAGGTTTATTTGCTTTAGGTGAAGTCTTCAAAACGATTTTTGAGAAGGATGGCAACGATGAGCCGATTGCAAAAATCAATCGTATTTTACCTACAAAAAAGGATTTAAAAGATAGTGCAGCACCAATTGCACGTGGCTCATTCCTTGGCTTCTTTTTAGGCGTACTACCAGGCGCTGGAGCGACACTTGCTTCTTTCTTTGCTTATATTACAGAAAAGAAGATCAGCAAAAATCCAGAATCATTTGGTAAAGGAAATATTGCAGGGGTTGCTTCACCGGAATCTGCGAATAATGCGGCGTCGGGTGGAGCGATGATCCCTTTATTAACATTAGGGATTCCCGGGTCAGGAACGACAGCTATTTTAATGGGTGCGTTCATTATGTACAATATTCAGCCAGGTCCATTATTATTTGAGGAACATCCAGATGTAGCATGGGGCTTGATCGCCAGTATGTTCCTAGGAAACTTAATGCTGCTTGTATTGAACATGCCTTTAGTTCGCGTTTTCGCTAAAATTATCCAAACACCGAAACGATTTTTACTGCCTATTATTATTGCAATTTCATTTTTCGGTGTATATGCAGTTCAATATACGACGTTTGATTTATTCTTGTTATTAGGATGCGGTGTTGCAGGCTATTTCTTTGCAAAAAATGATTTCCCTGTTGCTCCATTAGTTTTAGCGCTTGTGTTAGGTCCAATGATTGAAAATAACATGCGACGTGCTTTAACAATTTCAAATGGAGAATACAGTATTTTCGTAGCAAAACCACTTTCGTTAATCTTTTTGATTGTTGCAGTTTTATGGATACTAATTCCGATTCTTATGAAATTACGTGGGAAAAATGTAATTATTAATGAAGAAGGATGA
- a CDS encoding tripartite tricarboxylate transporter substrate binding protein → MTLKKKLLTLFSAAALTLALAACNDSEGTSSGDKEYPTSNLTIVAPSGAGGGWDLTSRSIAKVMNETKLIEKPITVENKPGGGGAVFMATYATKEAKNDYMLMVKSPPILINNLKAEGNSPYGYKDTTPLAQLTKDFGAIVVRTDSPYESLTDLLDAVKADPTALTMAGGSAPGSMDHLVTILPAYEYGIDPKAVKYVSYDGGGEAMAALLGNNADAIGTDISTVTPYVKSGDVRVLAVTSPEKLALEGLEEIPTLYDLGIESEFTIWRGIFGPKDMSDTAKDYWVEKLTELNDKEEWKAELERNGWEQDFRVGDDFTKFLEEQEGTITEILTALGMQK, encoded by the coding sequence ATGACATTGAAAAAAAAGCTACTAACTTTATTTTCAGCAGCGGCGTTAACACTTGCATTAGCAGCTTGTAATGATAGTGAGGGGACATCATCAGGCGACAAAGAATATCCAACGAGTAACTTAACAATCGTGGCACCATCCGGGGCTGGCGGAGGATGGGATTTAACATCTCGTTCAATTGCAAAAGTTATGAATGAAACAAAATTAATCGAAAAACCAATAACAGTAGAAAATAAACCAGGTGGTGGCGGTGCCGTATTCATGGCAACATACGCAACAAAAGAAGCAAAAAACGACTATATGTTAATGGTAAAGTCACCACCGATTTTAATTAACAACTTAAAGGCAGAAGGTAATAGTCCTTACGGTTATAAAGATACGACACCTTTAGCGCAGCTAACGAAGGATTTTGGTGCAATTGTTGTCCGTACTGATTCTCCTTACGAATCGTTGACCGATTTATTGGATGCTGTTAAAGCTGATCCAACAGCACTTACAATGGCTGGCGGTTCAGCTCCAGGTTCAATGGATCATTTAGTTACAATTTTACCTGCATACGAGTACGGCATTGATCCTAAAGCAGTAAAATATGTTTCTTATGATGGCGGCGGGGAAGCGATGGCGGCATTATTAGGAAATAACGCCGATGCGATCGGAACGGATATTTCAACAGTAACACCTTATGTGAAGAGTGGAGATGTTCGAGTATTGGCAGTTACATCACCGGAAAAATTAGCGCTTGAAGGTCTGGAAGAAATCCCGACATTATATGACTTAGGGATTGAGTCAGAGTTTACTATTTGGCGTGGTATTTTCGGACCGAAAGATATGTCTGATACAGCCAAGGATTATTGGGTTGAAAAATTAACAGAGTTAAATGATAAAGAGGAATGGAAAGCTGAATTAGAGCGTAACGGCTGGGAACAAGATTTCCGTGTAGGCGATGATTTCACGAAATTCCTTGAAGAACAAGAAGGAACGATTACAGAAATTTTAACAGCTTTAGGTATGCAAAAATAA
- a CDS encoding response regulator, which translates to MGNTIEVLIVEDDIRIAQIHEKFIGQIEGFKTIGMSHTVEEAKIWLDTIKPDLILLDIYFADNLGTELIDYIRQKDMDTDIILITAAAEVEIVKKAYASGVIDFLLKPLTLQRFTECLLNYKEKKTILNSTDRLQAEDIKKLWNNLTYAGEFDKGSNPKGIDSVTKGKVVTYIQNCDEGITAEKLGNEIGISRTTARRYLEHLMDEKVIFVEHIYGYVGRPERRYFIKK; encoded by the coding sequence ATGGGGAATACAATTGAAGTATTAATCGTTGAAGACGATATCCGTATTGCTCAAATACATGAAAAGTTTATTGGGCAAATTGAAGGTTTTAAGACAATAGGTATGTCTCATACAGTTGAAGAGGCAAAAATTTGGCTAGATACAATAAAACCAGACTTGATTTTGCTTGATATATACTTTGCCGATAACCTGGGGACAGAACTAATAGATTATATTAGGCAAAAAGATATGGATACCGATATTATTTTAATTACGGCAGCAGCGGAGGTAGAAATTGTAAAGAAAGCATATGCGAGCGGTGTGATTGATTTTTTATTAAAACCTTTAACACTACAGCGTTTCACTGAATGCCTTCTCAACTATAAAGAGAAAAAAACAATTTTAAACTCCACCGACCGGTTGCAGGCCGAAGATATTAAAAAACTGTGGAATAACCTTACATATGCAGGTGAATTTGATAAGGGAAGCAATCCAAAAGGCATTGATTCCGTGACGAAAGGAAAAGTGGTAACCTATATTCAAAATTGTGATGAAGGAATTACTGCTGAAAAGCTTGGCAATGAAATAGGGATAAGTAGAACAACAGCGAGGCGTTATTTGGAGCATCTAATGGATGAAAAGGTAATTTTTGTTGAGCATATTTATGGTTATGTAGGCAGACCAGAGCGCCGATACTTTATAAAAAAATAA
- a CDS encoding zinc-binding dehydrogenase, with the protein MKGFSLGTTHKEDPARLAPVVERIIPLFEGGQLSVPIARLFDLEEVREAHRLIESRKHQGKDLIRLLQNEIY; encoded by the coding sequence ATAAAAGGTTTCAGTTTAGGTACGACTCATAAGGAAGATCCAGCCCGCTTAGCCCCCGTAGTTGAGCGAATCATTCCATTGTTTGAAGGAGGGCAATTAAGCGTTCCGATTGCTCGATTGTTCGATTTAGAGGAAGTACGGGAGGCCCATCGTCTAATTGAAAGTAGAAAGCATCAAGGGAAGGATTTAATTCGGCTTTTACAAAATGAGATCTATTAA
- a CDS encoding nitric oxide synthase oxygenase, protein MATTTTVLHERIDFLTLYKKETNKTEEWLEKRLEEAQHSDFLLTTDELTHGARVAWRNSNKCIGRLFWSSLNVFDERHLLNEVEIYEALIKHIDFATNNGKIRPAITLFEPNRVRIWNHQLIRYAGYETDNRIVGDSDSLEFTKICANLGWQGARTDYDILPLVIQVDDREPMIFDIPKEHVLEVAITHPDYDFSPLNMKWYAVPIISSMRFNVAGTDFQAAPFNGWYMGTEIGARNLADTYRYNFLPKVAEAMRLDTSVNASLWKDRALVELNVAVLHSYKKAGVSIVDHHTAAQQFQLFQKQEDNSNRDVTGNWVWLMPPLSPATTDLYHEPIANTIKKPNYLYQQQPY, encoded by the coding sequence ATGGCAACAACGACCACGGTATTGCATGAACGTATAGATTTCCTTACTTTATATAAAAAAGAAACAAACAAAACAGAAGAGTGGTTGGAAAAGCGGCTGGAAGAGGCTCAGCACTCGGACTTCCTCTTAACGACAGATGAGCTTACGCATGGTGCGCGGGTTGCATGGCGCAACAGCAATAAATGCATTGGTCGCCTGTTTTGGAGTAGCCTGAATGTATTTGACGAGCGCCATTTACTAAATGAAGTTGAAATTTATGAAGCGCTAATAAAGCATATTGATTTTGCGACAAACAACGGGAAAATCAGACCGGCCATCACACTGTTTGAACCGAACCGTGTACGTATTTGGAACCACCAGCTCATTCGCTATGCAGGCTATGAAACAGATAATAGGATTGTTGGAGATTCCGATTCGCTCGAGTTCACGAAAATATGCGCCAATCTAGGCTGGCAAGGTGCACGTACAGATTACGATATTTTACCGCTTGTCATTCAAGTGGATGACCGGGAGCCGATGATTTTTGACATTCCGAAAGAGCATGTGCTGGAAGTGGCGATTACCCATCCGGATTATGACTTTTCACCATTGAATATGAAATGGTATGCAGTCCCGATTATTTCAAGTATGCGTTTTAATGTTGCAGGAACGGATTTTCAGGCAGCGCCGTTTAACGGATGGTATATGGGAACGGAAATCGGGGCACGCAATTTAGCGGATACGTACCGCTATAATTTCCTGCCGAAAGTGGCGGAAGCAATGAGATTGGACACTTCGGTGAATGCGTCGCTTTGGAAGGACCGTGCACTTGTTGAACTGAATGTGGCGGTTCTTCATTCGTATAAAAAAGCGGGTGTAAGTATTGTCGATCATCATACCGCTGCCCAGCAGTTTCAGCTGTTTCAAAAGCAGGAAGATAACAGCAATCGGGATGTGACTGGAAACTGGGTATGGCTTATGCCGCCATTATCTCCAGCCACAACGGATCTGTACCATGAACCGATTGCCAACACGATTAAAAAACCAAACTACCTCTACCAGCAACAGCCATATTAA
- a CDS encoding restriction endonuclease, with product MRKKRRRNKKRLPVIPLFFIASAGAAGFYVTRTAEGIGIGIVAYFVLYIVFKIWLRSLKTRKLRKSGIREVDKMTGEDFERFLGELFKRRGFKVSYTATSGDYGADLILKDGKDIIAVQAKRYSSTVGVKAVQEIIGAVKMYEATEAWVVTNSHFTRQAEKLADINDVYLIDRDELIQIILNKR from the coding sequence TTGCGTAAAAAGAGAAGACGAAATAAAAAACGCCTGCCGGTCATCCCCCTATTTTTCATCGCATCGGCTGGGGCAGCTGGATTTTATGTAACGCGAACGGCTGAAGGCATCGGTATCGGTATTGTCGCTTATTTCGTACTATATATCGTATTTAAAATTTGGCTTAGATCGCTGAAGACGCGGAAATTGCGAAAGTCCGGCATTCGCGAAGTCGATAAAATGACCGGCGAGGATTTCGAGAGGTTTTTAGGCGAGTTATTTAAGCGACGCGGATTTAAAGTGAGCTATACCGCAACGAGCGGTGACTACGGTGCCGACCTTATTTTGAAGGACGGAAAAGATATTATTGCAGTCCAGGCAAAACGCTATTCCAGTACGGTCGGTGTAAAAGCAGTTCAGGAAATTATCGGTGCGGTGAAAATGTATGAGGCAACTGAAGCATGGGTTGTTACAAACAGTCATTTTACACGCCAGGCCGAAAAACTTGCCGACATCAATGACGTTTATTTAATTGATCGCGATGAATTGATTCAAATTATATTAAATAAAAGGTAA
- a CDS encoding tripartite tricarboxylate transporter TctB family protein — MNLKFDRVASVVFLMLGILIIVESQKISASAYGSQIGPSTFPFGLGIALIILSILLFFETVRHKAMYKNIEDKEGEKSSNYKQFLIIFISAVAYAFLLEKLGYLVTTFAFLLISFQTLERGKWVSSIIVAAAFSAIIYFGFVNVLGGSLPKFPL, encoded by the coding sequence ATGAATTTAAAATTTGACCGTGTTGCTAGCGTTGTATTTTTGATGCTAGGAATACTGATTATCGTCGAATCCCAAAAAATATCTGCAAGTGCATACGGCTCTCAAATTGGGCCGAGTACATTTCCGTTTGGATTAGGAATAGCTTTAATTATATTAAGTATTTTACTATTTTTTGAAACGGTTCGTCATAAGGCAATGTACAAAAATATTGAGGATAAAGAAGGGGAGAAATCCTCTAATTATAAGCAATTTTTAATTATTTTTATCTCAGCGGTTGCTTATGCATTTTTACTTGAAAAACTAGGTTATTTAGTTACGACCTTTGCATTTTTATTAATATCATTCCAAACACTTGAGCGAGGAAAGTGGGTTAGTTCGATAATAGTGGCAGCTGCGTTTTCAGCAATTATTTACTTCGGCTTTGTTAACGTATTAGGTGGATCATTACCTAAATTCCCACTCTAA